TCCCGATCGGCAGGTGATACCAGTGGCCCGCGATCATCTTGAGTCCGACAAACCCGAGGATCAACCCGACCCCCGGCTTGAGATAGACGAACTTGTCGAGCGCGTCGGCCAGGACGAAGAACAGCGCCCGGAGCCCCAGGATCGCGAACATGTTTGAGGTGTAGACGATGAAGGGATCCCGAGTGATCGCGAAGACCGCCGGAATGCTGTCGATCGCGAACACCAGATCGGTCCACTCGACGACGAACACGACCAGGAGCAGCGGCGTCGCCTGCCACCCGGCCCTGGATTTGACGAAGAACGAAGTGCCCTCGTACGCGCCGGACATCGGCACCAGCCGGCGGAACAGCCGGACCAGCGGGTTCTTCTCCGGCTCGATCCGTTGGTCGGAGGTCTGGAACATCTTGACCGCGGTGAGGACGAGGATCACCCCCATCACGACGAACAGCCACTCGAACCGCCCCAGGATCACCGTGCCGGCCACGACCATGATCGCCCGCAGGACCGCGGCGCCGAAGATGCCCCAGTTGAGGACCTTCGGACGCGCTTTGGCCGGAACCGCGAAGTACTGAAAGATCAAGATGAACACGAACAGATTGTCGACCGAGAGAGACAACTCGACCAGATACCCGGCGTAATACTCGAGCGCCGTGGTCGGGCCGCGGGCCCACCACACAAACCCGCCGAAGCTGAGCGCCGTGGCGATCACCACGGCGCTCCATCGGGTTGCTTCCTGGATCGAAAGGGCGGCGGCGCGGCGCTTGAAGAGGACGACGTCGGCCGCGATCAGGAGGGCCGACACCAACGCGAAGACGATCCAGCCAATGCTGTCGGTCGACATCAGGTACCGGCCATCCGAAAAGGTGTGCCACAAAAAAGCGAGACCTCGTCACCCGACGGTCTCGCTGGACAGGCTGATCCGGCCGGGCCGACTCAACTATGGGGACCATTTTAGTCGGACTTGTCCAGTGCGTCAACGCCGGGGGCCAGCGACAGCGACCAGGATTCTGGCCGTCCGAGCGACGACACGGCCTCGCGGACCCCCTCGCGTTATCTTGGGTCGAACCTATCCGGGAGCCCCCTTCATGATCCGCCGCTTCCTTCCGTCGGCGCTGGCCGCCGTCGGATTCGTCACGCCGGTTGCCGCCCAAGACAAGCCCGCCGACAAACCGGCTGACAAGACCTGGGACGTGACCCTGGCCCGGGGAAAGACCCGCGAGATCGACTTCACCACCTCCGAGGGCACCTGGATGACGGTGGATGCGAGTCTCGACGGGTCCTGGATCGTCTTCGATCTGCTCGGCCACGTCTACCGGATGCCGGCCACGGGTGGAGAGGCCACCGTCCTCACCCAGAACACCGGCGTCGCGGTCAATTACCAGCCTCGGCTCTCGCCGGACGGTTCGTTGATTGCCTTCATCAGCGACCGGAAGGGCCAGAACAATCTCTGGGTCATGAACGCCGACGGCTCGAACCCGCGGGCGATCTACACCGACCCCGCGGCCCAGGCAGCGCAACCCGCGTGGTCGCCGGACGGGCAGTACCTCTACGTCCAGCGGCCCGGATCACAGAGCAGCCCCGGCGGGATCTGGATGTACCACAAGGACGGCGGCGCGGGCGTCGAAATCCTCTCGGCCAAAGCCCAATCGGGCGCCTCGTGGCCGGCGCCGTCGGCCGACGGACGCTTCCTCTATTTCCAAGTCTTCACCGGCGCCGGGATGGGCGAGTATCCCGGGCGCGCCGACTTCCTTTCCGGCGCGGCCCAGGTCCGGCGGCTCGACCTTCGGACCGGCGAGATCGCCGCGATCTCGTCCGGCGAGCAGAACCAGCAAGTCCAATCCTCGAGCGGTGGGATGGCGGCGCCCGAGGTCTCGCCGGACGGGAAGTGGCTGGCCTTTGCCCGCCGGATTCCCGATGGAACGATCTCGTGGAAGGGCCACACGTTTGGTCCCCGGACCGCGCTCTGGCTCCGGAACCTCGCCAACGGCCAGGAGCGACTGCTCGTCGATCCGATCGAACTCGACATGGTGGAGACCTTCAAGGTCACCCGCCCGCTCCCGGGATACTCGTGGTCCCGCGACGGGAAGACCATCACCATCGCCCAGGGCGGCAAGTTAATCCGCGTGGATGTCGCGAGCGGCGGCGTCACCCCGATTCCCTTTACCGCCAAGGTTCACCGAACCATCTCCGAGCAGGCCAATACCCAAGGCCGGCTCACCGACGACCCGTTCACCGTCAAGTTCGCCCGGTGGCAGACCGCGGCGCCTGACGGCAAGACGCTGGCGTTCCAGGCGTTAGGCAGACTCTGGACCATGGCGCTCCCGAACGGCACGCCTAAGCGGGTGACCGCCGAGGGCTTCGGGCCGTTCGAGTACGCTCCGGCGTGGTCGCCGGACGGGCAATGGATCGCCTTTACCAGCTGGGACGATGCGGTGGGCGGCCACCTCTGGAAGATCCGGGCGGCGGGGGGCGCCCCCGAGCAGCTCACCCGGGCGGCCGGCGAGTACGTCCACCCGGCGTGGAGCCCCGACGGCCGGGAGATCGTCGTGGCGCAGGGCGCCGGCGAAACCGGCCACGGCCGGGGACTCCTCTGGAACCCCTGGTTCGATCTGGTGCGGGTTCCGGCGGCCGGCGGCGACGCGACCCCGGTCGTCCGGGTTACGCTTACACCCGACGGCTCCGGCGGCGCGGCGTTCAACGCCATCCGCTCGCAGATCGTCCGGCCGACGTGGCTGCCTAACGGTCGGATCTACTATCCCCACACCGGCACCGGCGAGACCACTCTCTACTCGATCCGCCCCGACGGCCTCGACCGCCGAGCCCACCTCACCTTTCCCTACGCCGATGAGGCCTCGCCGTCGCCGGACGCCCGGTGGGTGACGTTTCAGGAATCGGACAACGTCTACGTCACCCCACTCCCCTCGGGAACCGGCGGCACCCCGGTCAAGATCGACCACAACCGCTCGAATCTGCCCGTCACCAAGCTCAGCACCACCGGTGGCCTGTTTCCGCGCTGGCGGGACGCGGGCACGGTCGAATTCGGGAGCGGGAACCGGTACTACGCCTGGCATCAGGCCACCCAGAAGACCGACACCGTCGCCATCGTCCTCGCTGCGAAGCGCGACGTCCCGCCGGGCACCGTGGCGTTTACCGGCGCGCGGATCGTGACCCTCGCCGGCCGCAAGGTGGTCAACGGAACCCTGGTGGTGACCGGGAGCCGGATTACCTGCGTCGGCTCGTGCCCGATTCCGAAGGGCGCCCGGGTGATCAGCGCGAGCGGCAAGACCATCATTCCCGGCTTCATCGACGTTCACTCGCACAACTACCGCGAGCACCGGGGCATCATCCCGCAACACAACTACGAAGGCGCGGTATTCCTGGCGTACGGCATCACCAGCACGATGGACCCCTCGATGTGGTCGCAGAACCTGTTCCCCACCGGCGAGATGGTGGACGCCGGCGTGATCGTCGGTCCCCGGGTCTTCACCACCGGCGATCCGCTCTACGCCGGCGACGGACTCCGCCAGGAAGACTTCACTAGCTACGAGGCCGCCGAGGCCGGGATTCGGAAACTCCAGAACTGGGGCGCCGTGTCCCTCAAGCAGTACATGCAGCCCCGCCGCGAGCAGCGGCAGTGGGTGTCGGACATCGCCCGGAAGGTGGGGATCCAGGTCACCTCCGAAAATGACGACCTCGAATACACGCTCGGCTTGATCATGGACGGGCAGACCGGCTTCGAGCATCCGCTGAGCTACCTCCCGCTCTACGGCGACGCCACCACCTTTCTCGGCAAAGCGCGGGCAACCTACTCCCCGACCTTCATGGTGGGCGGCGCCGGGCCCTGGAACGAGGAGTATTGGTACTCGCAGAGTGAGACGTGGAAGGACCCGAAACTCCGCCGCTGGATGCCCTGGCGGCAACAGATTCCCCAGTCCCGCCGCCGGATGCTCCGGCCGGCAACCGATTACAGCTACCCGTTCATTGCCCAGTCGCTCAAGGATCTGATCGCGGCCGGCGGCTATGGCGCGATCGGGGCTCACGGCCAGCATAACGGTCCCGGCTCCCACTGGGAGGTCTGGATGGCGGCGTCCGCGCTCGGTCCGATGGGCGCGCTCGAGATCGCGAGCCCGCACGCGGCCCGGTTCATCGGCCGGGAGCAGGATCTCGGCACCCTCGAGCCCGGCAAGCTCGCCGACTTCATGGTGCTGAACAGCAATCCGCTCGAGAACATCCGGAACACCCTGGACATCCAGTATGTGACCAAGGGCGGTGTGGTGTACTTGAGCGACACGCTGGATGAAGTGTGGCCGCAGCAACGGAAGTACGGAAATTACTTCTGGGTCAATCCGGACGCGCTCAAGGCCGACGACCGGCCGCTCCACTGACGGCGGCATTCGCTCGACACCTGCCACGGGGATGGGTCTCATGAGACATGCTATCCATCCCCAGCCGAACCCGGTCCCGGCACCGGACGCCGGGTGGGTCGGCTGAGGCGGGCGGTCCCGGCGTCGGGATCCGTGGGCACGCGACCACCCCGAGCCTGGGCCTAGGGGCGGGGCTGACCCGCCGTCGGGGGGGGCCGCTCCGTTCGGGACGAGTGCGCGATGGCCGCGGCGAAGGCGATGGGGTTTCTAGGCTACATTGCCGCTGCACCCTCCGACCTTGGCACATTTTCGGTCGAGCGGCACCAGCTTGAGCTTGAGCAACTGGGTGTTGACCGCGTTCAGGTCCTTGGCCCAGACCTCCTCGAGACGGTCGGTATACCCTTTCAACTCGGTACTCAAGATCTTGAAGATCTCCGGCATGTTGGTCGTCGGGCGCCCGTCGCCCCGCTCGGCCATCGACATCAGATTCGCGAGCCGGTTGTTGACCTTGATCGGAAAATTGAGCGGATCTTGGCCGCTTCGGTTCCGAACCTGGTAGATCTGTTCCTCCACCACCGAGGCGTTGGCCGTAAGCGTGGCACCGAGGGCCTTGAGCGTTGGGTCATCGGACTTCTTGAGCCGGGCCTCGAGCTGGGCTTTGATCCGGCGAATCGCAACCACCGCATCGTTGGCCTCGGTCACCTTGTCACGAACCCGTTTCGAGAACGCGTACTGGGCCCGGAGGTCCGCGTCGGTCACGTCGGTGATCCGGGGATTTCTAGTCACGACGATGGGCGCCGACACGGTTCGGTCATCAGCCGTTAGACGGGCCAGGTATCGGCCGGGCGGCACCGCCGGGCCACTAGTCCCCGCACCCCAGAGAATCATGCCCGGAAAGGTGGTGGCACCTTGAGTCCGAAGGTCCCAACTGAGGGATCGTAAACCGGCCTCATTGGGAAGGGTCGGGCCGGATCGCGACGCCGGGAATCCGCTCGACCCCGCGCCTCCGGCGGCGGCCAAAGAGTCACGAACGGCCTTCGGCGTGGTATCAGGCTCGAAGGTCCGTAACACGGCGCCGGCGGAATCGAGGATCTCGAGCTTGGCGGTTTTCGGGGTCTGCTTGAGCCACCAGCTGAGCGTCACATTAGACGCCGATCGAACCGCGACCGGTGGCTTGAAGAAGGTTGCTTCGGCGGCCGCATAGTTCGCCGTCACGGCCCGGAGCGGGGCCACATTGTCGAGGACCCAAAATCCCCGCCCGTGCGTGGCGATCACCAGTTCATTGCCCTCCACGACGAGATCAGCCACCGGCACATCGGGTAAGTTGCCGTTGAGGGACTGCCACGTCGCTCCGTCATCGTACGTGACATACACCCCGTGCTGGGTCGCGGCGTAGAGCAACCCTCGGCGGGTGGGGTCTTCCCGGACCGCGTGGACGTAGGCATCGACTCGAATGCCGGCGACGATCTTCGTCCAGGTCTTGCCATAGTCCTCGGTCTTGAAGATGTAGGGCGCCAGGTCGTTCAAGAGTGGCCGGCGGACGGAGACATAGGCCGCCCCGGAATTGAACGCCGAGGCATCGATCTGGCTCACCCGGCCGAAGTCGGGCATTCCAGGCGGAGTGACGTTGGTCCAGGTCTTTCCACCATCGCGGGTCAGGTGCACGAGACCGTCGTCGGAGCCGGTCCAAATCACCTTGAGATCGCGTTTCCCGGGTGCGATGGAAAAGATCGTCGCATACACTTCCGGCCCATTCATGTCACCGGTAATAGGGCCACCGGACTTTTCCAGTGTTTCCGGCGCGTGGCGCGTTAGGTCGCCGCTCAGCGCCGCCCAGGTCTTGCCGCCGTCGGCCGTGGCCCACAACCGCTGCGACGACACGTACAGGGTCTTCCGGTCCACCGGCGAGAAGATGATCGGGAAGGTCCATTGCCAACGTTCCTTGATGTCCTTCGCGGGTTCACCGGAGTAAAACCAGGGATACGGGTTCACCTCTCGGGACGTACCCAATCGCCGATTGTACTTGTCGACATAGGCGCCGTTGTTGGTACCGGAGTAGAACAGGTCGGGATCTCGCGGATCAGGCGCGATGTAGCCGGGTTCGCCTCCGCCGGCCTCGTACGCCACCGCCATCCCGCCCGCCGTGATGTCTTTGGTCGAGTCAGCTCCGAGATCTCGACGCCCTCCGCCGAAGGCACCGAGGTTCCAGTCGAACGGAACGCATAACGTACTGTTGTCCTGCTGCGAACCACAGACGTGGTATGGCAGATGCTTGGTGGTGATGGCATGGTAGAACTGTTCAGTGGGAAAGTCCTGGGCGGTCCACGTCTTCCCAATGTTCGTCGACACCGCGCCGCCGCCGTCGTTGGCCACGACGAGGTGAGACGGCTGATCGGGATCGATCCAGAGATCGTGGAAATCGCCGTGGGTGCCGTCGCCGATGCTTTTGGTGGTCTTGCCGCCATCGGTGGACCGGAACAAGGAGGTGTTTTGGAGGTAGACCACATCGACGTTCCGCGGATCGGCGAAAACATGGGTGTAGTAGAAGGCCCGCTGCCGAATCGCCCGATTGTCGTTGATCTTGGCCCAGGTGGCGCCGGCATCCTCGCTCCGGAACAACCCGCCACTGTCATGCTCGACGAGAGCATAGACCCGGCGCGAATCGGCTCCCGACACCGCCACGCCGATCCGGCCGACCAACCCAACCGCCGGCAAACCAGCGTTCCGGGTGACTTCCGTCCACGTCTCGCCACCGTCGATGCTCTTGAACAGGCCACTCCCCGGGCCCCCGCTCGACATTTGATACTCTTTCCGGTAGGCCTGCCACAGGGACGCGTAGATGATGTTCGGGTCGTTCCGGTCGATCGTGACGTCGATCGCGGCGGTCTGATCGTCCCGAAACAAGACTCGGCGCCAGGACTTCCCGCCGTCGGTGGACTTGTACACCCCGCGCTCCGGGCTCGCCACGCTGTACTTACCGAACGCCGCGACGTACACGATATCGGGATTGGTCGGGTGGATCCGGATCTTCGCAATGCCGTGCGACTCCCGGAAACCGAGATGCGCCCAGGTCTTGCCGGCGTCGGTGCTCTTGTAGACCCCGTCACCCGGCATGATGTTGCCGCGAATGCAGGTCTCGCCCATGCCAATGAAGACGATGTCGGGATTCGATTCACTGACCGCGACCGCGCCGACTGAGGCGCTGGTCAGCTGGCCGTCCGTGACTGGAGCCCAACTGTCTCCGCCATCAACGGTTTTCCATAGCCCCCCGCCAACGGCCCCGAAGTAGGCCTCGGCGGGGCGGCCGCGGACCCCAGTGGCCGCAATTGAACGGCCGCCCCGGTCAGGGCCGATGTTCCGCCATCGATAGCCGGCCAAGAAGGTCGAGTCGAGGGTCACTGGTTGGGCCGCCAGCGGGACGACCGTGCCCAGCAGGACGGATAGCACGAGGAGGAGTCGCGAATTGGTCATGATCGGATTGGATTGAGGAGACGGCAGGCCTTCGGGGACCACCCGGAACCTAGCCACTGAGATCGGGACCCGCTACCAGGAGTTCACCTCGCGGTAGCTCCAAGACTGAACTCGCATCGTGCTTGGATGCCCATCAAGCCGGGGTCCAGTCGATCGAGCACCTCACTCAGATGGACGACAACGCGTTCGATCTGATGGCGGCCAAGGGCGTCGCCATCGTTCCCGGGCCTTCGTGATGGGGCCGAAGACCGGTGACAGCACCACGCGCGTTGTGCTCGACTTCCGCCAGACCCAGCTCCTCCATCAGCGGCGGAACGGACATCCCGAAGCGACCGCGCAGACCCTTCTGCCGGCCGGGTACTCCCATCGGGGCGTGGCGGTCATTCCGCCGGACGACTACCTCGCCGCCTGGGAAGAGGGACGAAGGACCCCGAGCACATCTACTATCGCTTCATCCCGCGTTCCAGGGGACGTTAGGCCCGGCTCGGCGCTGCGGGGCGACGATGTGGTGATTGGGCCCGACCCGGATTACTCCTGCCCCTCCGATCGACCTGATCTATCCCGTCGGCGGCCGGCCGCCATTCGAGGGCCGTCGGGCGGCCCGAGGCCATCACTCGACAGCCGCCACTCGGACGGGTATCATCAACCATGCAATCCCCCCAGAGATCCATTCACCGTCCTGTCTTTCTGCGCACCGCAGCGGTCACGTTCGGCCTGCTTCTCGCCGCCAGCTTGCTCCCGGCGGAGGCCGCGCGCCAGCAACCGTCCACCACTTACGCGAAGGCCCCGCTGCTTCCCGACCTGACCGGCAAGGTGGTTCTGGTCACCGGCTCGACCGACGGTCTCGGCCGTGACGTGGCGCGCCGGATTGCCGCCGCTGGCGCCCACGTGCTGGTTACCGGACGCAGCGTCGCCCGCGGGGACTCGCTCGTCGCCGAAATCGCCAAGAGCGGCAAGGGGAGCGCCAGGTTCTATCGCGCCGACCTCGCCTCCCTCGCCGAGGTCCGGCGCCTCGCCGACGCCGTGATCCACGACACCAAACGCCTCGACATCCTCATCAACAACGCCGGGGTCGGATTCATCTTCGATACCACCAGGAAGTTCAGCGCCGAAGGCTACGAGATGCACTTCGCGGTGAACTACCTGGCCCACTATCTCTTGACGAAGCGGCTGCTCCCGCTGATCGCCGCGAGCGCCCCAGCCCGGATCATCAACGTCTCGTCGGGGTCACAGGAGCCGATCAACTTCGCCGATGTGATGATGACGAAGGGCTACGTCGGGGGGCGCGGATATGCCCAGAGCAAGCTCGCCCAGGTGATGATGACGATCGACATGGCGCCCGCGCTCGAGAAACAGGGCATCCTGACCTACTCGCTCCACCCGGCCACCACGATGGGCACCACGATGGCGCTTGCCCTCAAGGTCACCCCGCGTTCGACCATCGCGGAAGGGGTCGAGTCGGTGATCTATGCCATGACCACCGCCGAACCGACGGGAACTTTCTTCAATCAGCTCAAGCCGTGGAAGGCACAGGCGCAGGCCTACGACGCCGAGGCCCGGGAGAAACTTCGGGCGCTGAGCGAGCAGCTGATCGGCAAGAAGTAGGATGCGAACCTGATCGTGACGCAGGTCGTCGATGGCACCAAAGGCATTCACGCCATGATGCCGAAAACGATCTTCAAACGATAAGGGGCAGCGCGAGCCCTCGGCGCGAATGCGGGGATCATCGCCCCGGTGTCTGGTGTGTTGCTCGCCGCAATCGGCGGCGGCCTGATGCTCCGGCAGCGGCGTTCCCAGCAATGATCTGATCGCATTCGAAGCCGGGGCAGGAACCGCTGCTATGGTGGCCTAACGTCTCGTGAGCACGTACCCGAAACCCGCCAGCACTTGCATCCGGCCACTCTCATCGGGCTCGGCGAACCGGATTCGCTCGAGGTAGGTGCCCGGCTTGCCCTTGAACTCGTCGTTCCCGATGAACTCCAGCTCGAGCAGCGGCCGCTCGGCGGTGACCGTGTTCTCGTACACCAGCGTCTTGATGGTGACCGCCGCGGCCAGCCCACCCTCGCGGGCAACCACCCGGAACCGGAGCATCACGCTCTCATACACCCCGAGGTACGGTGCCGGATCGACCGCCGGCAGAGCCGGCGGCTCCGGCCGCTGCTGGGACCGGCCGGTCCAGACCTCGAGCAGCGGTTCGATGAGCGACGGGCCGAGGGCCATGTGCTTGTCGCAATTGGTGAGCAAGGCAACGACCCGGCCCGTGGCCTGGTGGGCATAGAGGACCGAGCTCACGCCAGGACCGCCGCCGCCGTGATGGACCAGGCCGCCGGGCAACAGCATCCAGCCCAGGCCCCAGTGGTAATCGGCCGGCAGAATCATCGCCTTGGTCGGCCGCATCATCCGCTCGGCCGACTCGCGGGACAGGATCCGGCCGCCGCCCGGACCAACGCCGCCGTTCACCATGGCGCGCCCAAAGGTCACCAGGTCGGCCGCGGACATCATCAGGGTCGCGCCGGCCGGCGCCATGCTGAGCGGGACGAACGGCCGGGTCGCCTGGACCATGGTTCCTGTCGCGGGGTCGGCAAGGTCACCGACGCTCACGCGAAACCGGGGAAGGTCGGTGAGGTCCGCGAGTGCGTGACGCATTTCGAGCGGCTCGAAGATCCGTTCCTTGACCAGCGTATACCAACTCTTGCCCCGGATCTTCTGCGCCAGGCAGCCCGCCACCACGACCGCCATGTTGCAATAGGACGGCCCCCCGCCGGGCGGATGTAGCTGGTCCAAGTCGGCGCATCGGGCCAGTGCGTCGACCAGGCGCTCCTGGTCGGGGCCGAAGTCCGGCAGAAAAACCCCATCGATGCCGCTGGTGTGATTGAGCAGCATCCCGCAGGTGATCCGGGCGCGCGCGGCCTCGTCCCGAATCCGAAACTCGGGAAGGTGCTCGATCACCGGATCGTCCAATGAGATCAACCCGTC
This sequence is a window from Gemmatimonadota bacterium. Protein-coding genes within it:
- a CDS encoding TerC family protein, with product MSTDSIGWIVFALVSALLIAADVVLFKRRAAALSIQEATRWSAVVIATALSFGGFVWWARGPTTALEYYAGYLVELSLSVDNLFVFILIFQYFAVPAKARPKVLNWGIFGAAVLRAIMVVAGTVILGRFEWLFVVMGVILVLTAVKMFQTSDQRIEPEKNPLVRLFRRLVPMSGAYEGTSFFVKSRAGWQATPLLLVVFVVEWTDLVFAIDSIPAVFAITRDPFIVYTSNMFAILGLRALFFVLADALDKFVYLKPGVGLILGFVGLKMIAGHWYHLPIGISLAVIVGILAGSIILSITRRPTVQ
- a CDS encoding glycosyl hydrolase; protein product: MTNSRLLLVLSVLLGTVVPLAAQPVTLDSTFLAGYRWRNIGPDRGGRSIAATGVRGRPAEAYFGAVGGGLWKTVDGGDSWAPVTDGQLTSASVGAVAVSESNPDIVFIGMGETCIRGNIMPGDGVYKSTDAGKTWAHLGFRESHGIAKIRIHPTNPDIVYVAAFGKYSVASPERGVYKSTDGGKSWRRVLFRDDQTAAIDVTIDRNDPNIIYASLWQAYRKEYQMSSGGPGSGLFKSIDGGETWTEVTRNAGLPAVGLVGRIGVAVSGADSRRVYALVEHDSGGLFRSEDAGATWAKINDNRAIRQRAFYYTHVFADPRNVDVVYLQNTSLFRSTDGGKTTKSIGDGTHGDFHDLWIDPDQPSHLVVANDGGGAVSTNIGKTWTAQDFPTEQFYHAITTKHLPYHVCGSQQDNSTLCVPFDWNLGAFGGGRRDLGADSTKDITAGGMAVAYEAGGGEPGYIAPDPRDPDLFYSGTNNGAYVDKYNRRLGTSREVNPYPWFYSGEPAKDIKERWQWTFPIIFSPVDRKTLYVSSQRLWATADGGKTWAALSGDLTRHAPETLEKSGGPITGDMNGPEVYATIFSIAPGKRDLKVIWTGSDDGLVHLTRDGGKTWTNVTPPGMPDFGRVSQIDASAFNSGAAYVSVRRPLLNDLAPYIFKTEDYGKTWTKIVAGIRVDAYVHAVREDPTRRGLLYAATQHGVYVTYDDGATWQSLNGNLPDVPVADLVVEGNELVIATHGRGFWVLDNVAPLRAVTANYAAAEATFFKPPVAVRSASNVTLSWWLKQTPKTAKLEILDSAGAVLRTFEPDTTPKAVRDSLAAAGGAGSSGFPASRSGPTLPNEAGLRSLSWDLRTQGATTFPGMILWGAGTSGPAVPPGRYLARLTADDRTVSAPIVVTRNPRITDVTDADLRAQYAFSKRVRDKVTEANDAVVAIRRIKAQLEARLKKSDDPTLKALGATLTANASVVEEQIYQVRNRSGQDPLNFPIKVNNRLANLMSMAERGDGRPTTNMPEIFKILSTELKGYTDRLEEVWAKDLNAVNTQLLKLKLVPLDRKCAKVGGCSGNVA
- a CDS encoding SDR family NAD(P)-dependent oxidoreductase → MQSPQRSIHRPVFLRTAAVTFGLLLAASLLPAEAARQQPSTTYAKAPLLPDLTGKVVLVTGSTDGLGRDVARRIAAAGAHVLVTGRSVARGDSLVAEIAKSGKGSARFYRADLASLAEVRRLADAVIHDTKRLDILINNAGVGFIFDTTRKFSAEGYEMHFAVNYLAHYLLTKRLLPLIAASAPARIINVSSGSQEPINFADVMMTKGYVGGRGYAQSKLAQVMMTIDMAPALEKQGILTYSLHPATTMGTTMALALKVTPRSTIAEGVESVIYAMTTAEPTGTFFNQLKPWKAQAQAYDAEAREKLRALSEQLIGKK
- a CDS encoding class A beta-lactamase-related serine hydrolase, with the protein product MTMPITDPILEAARAAAGITGASMAIWDGAALATAVAGVRNSVTGDPVTADTVMHIGSITKIFNAVLVMQLVDDGLISLDDPVIEHLPEFRIRDEAARARITCGMLLNHTSGIDGVFLPDFGPDQERLVDALARCADLDQLHPPGGGPSYCNMAVVVAGCLAQKIRGKSWYTLVKERIFEPLEMRHALADLTDLPRFRVSVGDLADPATGTMVQATRPFVPLSMAPAGATLMMSAADLVTFGRAMVNGGVGPGGGRILSRESAERMMRPTKAMILPADYHWGLGWMLLPGGLVHHGGGGPGVSSVLYAHQATGRVVALLTNCDKHMALGPSLIEPLLEVWTGRSQQRPEPPALPAVDPAPYLGVYESVMLRFRVVAREGGLAAAVTIKTLVYENTVTAERPLLELEFIGNDEFKGKPGTYLERIRFAEPDESGRMQVLAGFGYVLTRR